A region of Rhodospirillales bacterium DNA encodes the following proteins:
- a CDS encoding NAD(P)-dependent oxidoreductase — protein MTILVTGSAGHLGEGLVRRLRDAGRDVRGVDIKPSPFTDHIGSIDDREFVTALMPGVRAIAHAATLHKPHVATHSARRFIDTNVAGTLTLLEAAAAARVEAFVFTSTTSAFGAALTPAAGGPAAWVTEDVAPVPRNIYGVTKVAAEDLCELFHRRDRLPVVVLRTSRFFPEADDDAAVRGAYATANVQVNELLHRRVDLDDVVDAHLLAIDKAPALGFGRYVVSATTPFTRGDLATLRSDAPAVVRRLFPDFDGLYAERGWSMFPGIDRVYDNARARSALGWRPRHDFRSALDRLSAGVDFRSGLAITVGSKGYHDVAFAEGPYPVA, from the coding sequence ATGACGATCCTCGTGACGGGCAGCGCGGGACATCTCGGCGAGGGGCTGGTGCGGCGCCTGCGCGACGCCGGGCGCGATGTCCGTGGCGTCGACATCAAACCATCGCCCTTCACCGACCATATCGGCTCGATCGACGACCGGGAGTTCGTCACGGCGCTCATGCCGGGCGTCCGCGCCATCGCGCACGCGGCCACGCTCCACAAGCCGCACGTCGCCACGCACAGCGCCCGCCGGTTCATCGACACCAACGTGGCGGGCACGCTGACGCTGCTCGAGGCGGCGGCCGCCGCGCGCGTCGAGGCGTTCGTGTTCACAAGCACGACCAGCGCCTTCGGCGCGGCTCTGACGCCGGCGGCGGGCGGACCGGCGGCGTGGGTGACGGAGGACGTCGCGCCGGTGCCGCGCAACATCTACGGCGTCACCAAGGTCGCCGCGGAGGACCTGTGCGAACTGTTCCACCGGCGCGACCGCCTGCCGGTGGTCGTGCTGCGCACGTCGCGGTTCTTCCCCGAGGCCGACGACGACGCGGCGGTGCGTGGTGCCTACGCGACGGCCAACGTCCAGGTCAACGAGCTGCTGCACAGGCGCGTCGATCTCGACGACGTGGTCGACGCGCATCTGCTCGCGATCGACAAGGCGCCGGCCCTCGGATTCGGCCGCTACGTCGTCTCGGCCACCACGCCCTTCACGCGCGGCGATCTCGCGACGTTGCGGAGCGACGCGCCCGCCGTGGTGCGCCGGCTATTCCCGGATTTCGACGGGCTCTACGCGGAGCGCGGCTGGTCGATGTTCCCGGGCATCGACCGCGTCTACGACAACGCGCGCGCGAGGTCGGCGTTGGGATGGCGGCCGCGCCACGACTTCCGGAGCGCGCTCGACCGCTTGAGCGCCGGCGTGGACTTCCGAAGCGGCCTGGCGATCACGGTCGGCTCAAAAGGCTACCACGACGTGGCGTTCGCCGAGGGACCCTATCCGGTCGCCTGA
- a CDS encoding MAPEG family protein, producing MDKLGLHNPVFATYVVAATIMILKAVAMSWLTVARMMQEKGGYRAPEDLRKTPLNPDPDPRQLLPNERVERIRRIQMNDLENLPFFLVAGFLFVFTDPSLLWARLLLYGYVVSRLLHFAAYFTAQTHDVRATLWTVGSLILIGITGWTLIVALGVR from the coding sequence GTGGACAAGCTCGGCCTGCACAACCCGGTCTTCGCGACCTACGTCGTCGCCGCCACGATCATGATCCTCAAGGCGGTGGCGATGTCGTGGCTCACGGTCGCGCGCATGATGCAGGAGAAGGGCGGCTACCGCGCCCCGGAGGATCTGCGCAAGACGCCGCTCAATCCCGACCCCGATCCCAGGCAGCTGCTGCCCAACGAGCGCGTCGAGCGCATCCGGCGTATCCAAATGAACGATCTGGAGAACCTGCCGTTCTTCCTCGTCGCCGGCTTCCTGTTCGTCTTCACCGACCCGTCGTTGCTCTGGGCGCGGTTGCTGCTCTACGGCTACGTCGTGTCGCGCCTGCTGCACTTCGCGGCGTACTTCACCGCGCAGACGCACGATGTGCGCGCGACCTTGTGGACCGTCGGCTCGTTGATCCTGATCGGCATCACCGGATGGACGCTGATCGTGGCGCTGGGGGTCCGGTAG
- a CDS encoding lectin: protein MRKTLTTLAALAPLTLAASALAQQPAQPTPPPQPPQFPNMSFFITSTGGPKGADYGGIAGADAHCQALATRAGAGAKTWRAYLSQQAIGGATAINARDRIGKGPWFNAAGLRIAVDVADLHSPHNRIDTEGGLAETGRRIPSRLFVVNQHDILTGTLEDGTAPPPDKDLTCGNWTKSGEGAAMVGHHDRMGLRDDAPSKSWNTSHPSRGCSPDQLKASGGAGLLYCFAAN, encoded by the coding sequence ATGCGGAAGACCCTGACCACCCTCGCGGCGCTCGCGCCGCTGACCCTCGCCGCGAGCGCGCTGGCGCAGCAGCCGGCGCAGCCCACGCCGCCGCCGCAGCCGCCGCAATTCCCCAACATGAGCTTCTTCATCACCAGCACGGGCGGGCCGAAGGGCGCCGACTACGGCGGCATCGCCGGCGCGGACGCGCACTGCCAGGCGCTGGCGACGCGGGCCGGCGCGGGCGCCAAGACGTGGCGCGCCTATCTCAGCCAGCAGGCGATCGGCGGCGCCACCGCCATCAACGCGCGCGACCGCATCGGCAAGGGCCCGTGGTTCAACGCCGCCGGCCTGCGCATCGCCGTCGACGTCGCCGACCTGCACTCGCCGCACAACCGCATCGACACAGAGGGCGGCCTCGCGGAGACGGGCCGGCGCATCCCCAGCCGGCTGTTCGTCGTCAACCAGCACGACATCCTCACGGGCACGCTCGAGGATGGCACCGCGCCGCCGCCGGACAAGGACCTGACCTGCGGCAACTGGACGAAGAGCGGCGAGGGCGCCGCGATGGTCGGCCACCACGACCGCATGGGCCTGCGCGACGACGCGCCGTCGAAGTCGTGGAACACCTCGCATCCCTCGCGCGGCTGCTCGCCCGACCAGCTCAAGGCCTCCGGCGGCGCCGGCCTGCTGTACTGCTTCGCGGCCAACTAG
- a CDS encoding glutathione S-transferase N-terminal domain-containing protein, with the protein MILIGQYDSPFVRRVGIALTLYRLPFEHRPWSTFGDAEKIRPYNPLTRVPVLVLDDGVALVESHSILDHLDSLVPAKRAMFPRSEPARHRALRIAALATGLADKAVSLFYEKRLHGEVSDMWVERCRSQISGTLAMLDADRAKWTGKHWFDGRLGHADIAVACALRFLNEAHPGMVSMSAFPALAAHAARMEKLPAFKAVAQEFIPPS; encoded by the coding sequence ATGATCCTCATCGGCCAGTACGATTCTCCGTTCGTCCGCCGCGTCGGCATCGCGCTGACGCTGTACCGCCTGCCGTTCGAGCACAGGCCGTGGTCGACCTTCGGCGACGCCGAGAAGATCCGGCCGTACAACCCGCTGACGCGCGTGCCGGTGCTGGTGCTCGACGACGGCGTGGCGCTGGTCGAGAGCCACAGCATCCTCGACCATCTGGACAGCCTCGTGCCGGCGAAGCGCGCGATGTTCCCGCGGTCCGAGCCGGCGCGGCACCGCGCGCTGCGGATCGCGGCGCTGGCGACCGGTCTGGCCGACAAGGCGGTCAGCCTGTTCTACGAGAAGCGCCTGCACGGCGAGGTGTCCGACATGTGGGTCGAGCGCTGCCGCTCGCAGATATCCGGCACGCTGGCGATGCTCGACGCCGACCGCGCGAAGTGGACGGGCAAGCACTGGTTCGACGGCCGCCTCGGTCACGCCGACATCGCGGTGGCCTGCGCCCTGCGTTTCCTCAACGAGGCGCATCCCGGCATGGTCTCGATGTCGGCGTTCCCGGCGCTCGCCGCGCACGCCGCCCGGATGGAGAAACTGCCGGCGTTCAAGGCGGTGGCGCAGGAATTCATCCCGCCGTCGTAG
- a CDS encoding DUF1028 domain-containing protein, whose product MTFSILARCPASRRLGIATATRSFAVGARVPHAMAHTGVVAIMSRADARMGHFAMRLLRDGHGARATLDALVANDRWPEQRQLAVIDDDGAIAVRTGASNTAWAGHEIHDGFVVLGNVLPGPATLAAMRDTFTARPDAPFADRLMDALEAGRDAGGQIGGQVSAAILVYAGDKFAEVDLRVDHHDEPVGELRRVFEAYRPYLPYYVQRQRDPRVPPWHEWKP is encoded by the coding sequence ATGACCTTCTCGATCCTCGCGCGCTGCCCGGCTTCCCGCCGGCTGGGCATCGCCACGGCGACGCGCTCCTTCGCGGTCGGCGCCCGCGTGCCGCACGCCATGGCGCATACCGGTGTCGTCGCCATCATGTCGCGGGCCGACGCGCGCATGGGCCATTTCGCGATGCGCCTGCTGCGCGACGGCCACGGCGCGCGGGCGACGCTCGACGCGCTGGTCGCCAACGACCGCTGGCCGGAGCAGCGCCAGCTCGCGGTGATCGACGACGACGGCGCCATCGCGGTGCGCACCGGCGCGTCGAACACGGCGTGGGCCGGCCACGAGATCCACGACGGCTTCGTGGTGCTGGGCAACGTGCTGCCGGGGCCGGCGACCCTCGCGGCGATGCGCGACACGTTCACCGCCCGTCCGGACGCGCCGTTCGCCGACCGCCTGATGGACGCGCTGGAGGCCGGGCGCGACGCCGGCGGGCAGATCGGCGGCCAGGTGTCGGCCGCGATCCTGGTCTACGCCGGCGACAAATTCGCCGAGGTCGATCTACGCGTCGACCACCACGACGAGCCGGTCGGCGAGTTGCGCCGCGTGTTCGAGGCGTACCGGCCCTACCTGCCCTACTACGTCCAGCGCCAGCGCGATCCGCGCGTGCCGCCGTGGCACGAGTGGAAGCCATAG
- the queG gene encoding tRNA epoxyqueuosine(34) reductase QueG, with product MATQPRPGLKRRAPKDPTAIREEIRAEASRLGFDAVGFATAAAPAAQREALVAFTTEGRHGAMDWMADDIERRADPAKMWTQARTIVSLAMSYAPAPGEDPLAILARGDRAAISIYARGRDYHLVVKSRLKELGLWIWNRWGRELRVFVDTAPLMEKPAAARAGIGWQGRHTNLVSRAHGSWLFLGEIALSVALPADAPGEDHCGTCRACLDSCPTAAFPAPDRLDARRCLSYLTIEHPGPIPREFREKLGNRVYGCDDCLAACPWNKFAAASREAAFAPRADLAAPLLTELAALDEAGFRRRFAGTAIKRMGRGRLARNVALALGNSGEAAALPAVLRLLDDPDAVVRGAAVWALARLSPPRFAADRAARLASESDAEVRAEWDRRG from the coding sequence ATGGCGACACAACCCCGCCCCGGGCTGAAGCGGCGCGCGCCGAAGGATCCGACGGCGATCCGCGAGGAGATCCGCGCCGAGGCGTCGCGGCTGGGCTTCGACGCCGTCGGCTTCGCGACGGCGGCGGCGCCGGCCGCGCAGCGCGAGGCGCTCGTCGCGTTCACCACCGAAGGCCGCCACGGCGCCATGGACTGGATGGCCGACGACATCGAGCGCCGCGCCGACCCCGCGAAGATGTGGACGCAGGCGCGCACCATCGTGTCGCTGGCCATGAGCTACGCGCCCGCGCCGGGCGAGGATCCGCTGGCGATCCTGGCGCGGGGCGACCGCGCGGCCATTTCCATCTACGCCCGCGGCCGCGACTACCACCTCGTGGTCAAGTCGCGGCTCAAGGAACTCGGCCTGTGGATCTGGAACCGCTGGGGTCGCGAGCTGCGGGTGTTCGTCGACACCGCGCCGCTGATGGAGAAGCCGGCGGCGGCGCGCGCCGGCATCGGCTGGCAGGGACGCCACACCAACCTTGTGTCGCGCGCTCACGGCTCCTGGCTGTTCCTCGGCGAGATCGCGCTGTCGGTCGCGCTGCCGGCCGACGCGCCGGGCGAGGACCATTGCGGCACCTGCCGCGCCTGCCTCGATTCCTGCCCGACGGCGGCGTTCCCGGCGCCGGACCGGCTCGACGCGCGGCGCTGCCTTTCCTACCTCACCATCGAGCACCCCGGTCCGATCCCGCGGGAGTTCCGCGAGAAGCTGGGCAACCGCGTCTACGGCTGCGACGACTGCCTCGCGGCCTGCCCGTGGAACAAGTTCGCCGCCGCGTCGCGCGAGGCCGCCTTCGCGCCGCGCGCCGATCTCGCGGCGCCACTACTTACGGAGCTGGCGGCGCTCGACGAGGCCGGCTTCCGCCGCCGCTTCGCCGGCACCGCGATCAAGCGCATGGGCCGCGGGCGGCTGGCGCGCAACGTGGCGCTGGCGCTAGGCAATAGCGGCGAAGCCGCGGCGCTGCCGGCGGTGCTGCGCCTGCTCGACGATCCCGACGCCGTCGTGCGCGGCGCCGCCGTGTGGGCGCTGGCGCGGCTGTCGCCGCCGCGCTTCGCCGCCGACCGCGCCGCGCGGCTGGCGTCCGAATCCGACGCCGAGGTGCGCGCCGAATGGGATCGCCGAGGATAG
- a CDS encoding gamma-glutamyl-gamma-aminobutyrate hydrolase family protein: MTRPLIGVTLDAEKPGGYSKFPWYAARQNYFDAVAAAGGLPVALPHDPERAQAYLDTIDGLVVTGGAFDVDPSYYDGGARHGTVVTKDRRTAFEFAVTRGAVERDMPVLGICGGQQLLHVALGGKLIQHIPDAIAGALAHEQPNPRDQAGHDVRIRRGTLLHRVVGAETMAVNSAHHQAALDEPAGIVVNARASDGVIEGIEAPGRRFCLGVQWHPEFHISDGDRHIFTAFVEACRR; encoded by the coding sequence ATGACCAGACCCCTGATCGGCGTCACGCTCGACGCGGAGAAGCCCGGCGGCTACTCGAAGTTCCCGTGGTACGCGGCGCGGCAGAACTATTTCGACGCCGTGGCGGCGGCCGGCGGCCTGCCGGTGGCGCTGCCGCACGATCCCGAGCGCGCCCAGGCGTATCTCGACACGATCGACGGGCTGGTGGTGACCGGCGGCGCCTTCGACGTCGATCCCTCCTACTACGACGGCGGTGCCAGGCACGGCACGGTCGTGACCAAGGACCGTCGCACGGCGTTCGAGTTCGCGGTCACGAGGGGCGCGGTCGAGCGCGACATGCCGGTGCTCGGCATCTGCGGCGGCCAGCAGCTGCTGCACGTCGCGCTCGGCGGCAAGCTGATCCAGCACATCCCCGACGCGATCGCCGGGGCGCTGGCGCACGAGCAGCCCAACCCGCGCGACCAGGCCGGCCACGACGTCCGGATCAGGCGCGGCACGCTGCTGCACCGCGTCGTCGGGGCCGAGACGATGGCCGTCAACAGCGCCCACCACCAGGCGGCGCTCGACGAGCCGGCGGGGATCGTGGTCAACGCCCGCGCGTCGGACGGCGTGATCGAGGGCATCGAGGCGCCCGGAAGGCGATTCTGCCTCGGCGTCCAGTGGCATCCGGAGTTCCACATCTCCGACGGCGACCGGCATATCTTCACCGCCTTCGTCGAGGCCTGCCGGCGGTAG